GGTACAGTGATGTTTCTGCTTTGTCTTGTGCCAGGCAGGTAAAATGGAGCATAAGAGGGATTAATATTTGTAGCCATTAGTTTTCATGTCCTGATAGGCagtaaattacattaaaacacTTGCAGGATAGTGAAATACACTGGGTGGAAAGGAGCATGCATGTTAATATTTGGACTTTAATGTGGGTGTATTCAGTACAGTATGATTTATGCTGAACATAGAGTGACTTtctgagagtgagtgagaggctGAGTCATGTGACCATGCAGCTGGACTTTGGCCGCTGGGAATTGTTTAAAGTTAATGATAAGGAAGTTCAGATATTTAAGAAATTGTAATACAAGTAATTATAGTGTCTGCTTTAAAAACTAAGACAAAAATTCTGAAAATTTCTGTGGCTTATTTGGTGTGTTCTGTAaatgcctgttttttttaaggtgatTGGTAATGttgaaagtatttttttttttttcatgatcagTCAATACTGATCTTCTTTCTTAGTTTCTCAGGTCATGGCTTCCCCCAGCATTCTCCTGTCAGACGTGCAGTTTCAGTGTTGCATCTGTCAGGATGTTTTCTCCGAGCCAGTCTCCATCCCCTGTGGTCACAGCTTCTGCTTCACCTGCATCACATCACACTGGAATGACAGCCTTGCCATCAGCTGTCCCAAATGTCAGACAGTGTTCGAGGGCCGCCCAGAGCTTTGTGAAAACTATTTCGCCAAGGAGATGTCAGAGCAGATCCGAGCAAGACGGCAGAAAGGCATCATGTCAGTGGCAGGAAAAACCATAAATTGTGATGTGTGCGTCGGGAAGCAAACAACGGCCTTGAAGTCCTGCCTCATGTGTCTGACCTCGTACTGTGAGAGTCACCTGGAGCCTCACCTGAGAGTTGCCACCTTGAAGATTCACAAGCTGATTGAACCTGTTGCAATGCTGCAGAACAGGATGTGTAAAAGGCACCAAAGGCTCCTGGAGCTGTATTGCAGGAGTGACCagaggtgcgtgtgtgtgctgtgcactGAGACCGACCACCGCTGTCATGACTTTGTCCCAGTGGAGCGAGAGAGTCAGGCAAAGAAGGTGAGGTCCTAAACTCCTCAACATCCTTTTGCCATCAGCCCCATCAAATATTTTGGCAAACTTTGGTTccagttttggttttaattcCTGTTGTGATGTTCAGGCTGAGATGAAAGGGATGGAGGCTGATGTTCAGCAGATGATCCAGGACAGGCTGCAAAAAGTGGAGGAGATCAGACACTCCGTGGCACTCAGCAAAGTGAGTTGGTATAGGTCCATAGCATGGTTTAATTGGATGTGTTCTGCAGGAAAACTGTGCAATTGTAGTGAATGtaagaaaatgtgaatgtaagAAAAATGTAAACTATAATTAACTAATtctatttaaacattttactttttttcttcattcaatGTCTTCAGGAAAACTCAAAGAGGGACATTAGGGAAAGCTTGGAGGTCTTCTCCGTTCTGTTTCGTTACATGGAGAGGACTCAGGCCGAGCTGGTGGACAAGATCCAGAAGAAGCAGGCGGCAGCAGAGAAGAGGGCAGAGAGACTCGTCgctgagctggagctggaaaTCAGTgagctggagaggaagagaagtgaGATGGAGCAGCTTTCTCACTCTGAGGATCATCTCCATCTTCTGCAGGTCAGGAGATGAGGAGTCAGAGTAGTGATCATTATTAGCCTGATAAAGTATTAGAAGATACTTGAAGCTGAATGGGAGAAGGATCATTTGTCATCTGAACAACAGTTCAGGTGCTTCTTCTACATTCATCATGTAAAATGTAGATGTCATGCAAAGTAAATGGTTGAGTTTCACAAGAGCATTATAAAGAAATGGAGTTTGCTGGTTAGTTGAAAGTTCCTGTTTCCTACcttgtgtttttactttatctttATTCCCTCCTCATGTCATATGATCCGGTCTCACCTCTGCTTTAAAGCCATTTCTCTCTTACTTATGTTGTTGCTTATGTTGTCAGAGGTTTCCAGCTCTGagttctcctccctctgccaaAGCCTGCTCTGGCATCATCGTCCATTCAGACACATGCTTGGGGACTGTTAGGAGAGCGGTGGCCAACATTGAAGAGCAGCTCCAGTTGGCTTTGAAAAAGTTTTCCATTCAAGGTCAGCTTTTAGAAAGACTCTGGGCTATTGCACTGCACTCTGTAACAGCTATTTTATCTGAATGGCACTGATCACAACGGGAATACATGAATgctgtttgtctcattttgGCTCATATGTTCTTATAAACTTACAGAGCATGAGAAGATGCAGCAATATGCAGGTACGGTTTGGATTTTGACACTAAAAGAAAGTCATAAAGAGTCTGTTGCATCTTTCAGGATCTGTCACTGAAATCTGACATTTTAGTTCCAATTATGCCTGAAAAGGTTTAGGACCACAGCGTTTTTCTTCATTAATCTACTGACACTAGTCTACTTTCTGACAGTAGACTAATTGATTAATGGATAAACTGTTTCAGCTTTGATTGGGTTTAGTGATTGTATTTTCTCAGCCTTAAAATCAACCAACAGAAGTCCAGATCATCTGTGTACAATTTGTCTGTGCATATTGTTAAAGGGAAAGTCTCCACAGGAGACTTAAAAGTAATGGATATTACCTGCCTGTTTCACACAGTGAGAAACTTTCTGGAACGCCTCAATTGATGGACACATAAATAAAGAAGAAGTAAAAATTTCATATGAACTGTGTGTGCTTACCAGTTGATGTTCAGCTGGACCCGAGGACAGCCAACCCTTGGCTGGTTCTGTCCGAGGATGGGAGACAGGTCTGTGATGGAGATGTTGAACAGAACCTGGTGGACATTCAGGAGCGTTTTGACACAGCACCGTGTGTCCTCGCCACCCAGGTAAATAAAGATGtggtttgtatgtgtttgtgtcctgtaGGAATGTTATATttttcacacactgagaaaTCAACAGTCCAGAGTGACCTGAAGTGCTCTTGCCATGCAGGGTTTCACCACAGGGAGGCACTACTGGGAGGTCAGCGTGGGGGAAAAAACAGCTTGGGACTTGGGTGTAGCTCAACAGTCTGTCAACAGGAAAGGTGTGGTGACACTGTGCCCAGAGGACGGCTATTGGACTGTTTGTTTGAGGAAGGGCAGTGAGTACCGTGCATGTGCAGGACAGGCGGagctgctgtgtctctctcagagGCCGCAGGTTGTTGGGATGTTTTTGGATTATGAGGATGGGGCGGTGTCCTTTTATGATGCAGAGACTCAGTCACACATCTATTCCTTTACACAGTGCCAATTCACTGAGGCCATGTTTCCCTTTTTTAACCCAGAAATGAGTGACGGTGGCAACAACAAATCACCACTCATCATCCGCCCTGTCAGAGGAGTCAATGGAGCTGGGGATTTAGATGATATTACAATATGATATAAATTATATCATATATTataacaaagattttttttttaatttaaacagtATAAAACTGTTGTCTTTGTCGTCTCAAACACTTGTGCTTATGCTCCTCATCACCATTTGATGTTTCATTCACGGCAACAACTACTCTAACTTATGAATTCTGCATAACTTACGTCTAACTTCCTCTTTATCCACAATAAACTTTACACAGTTGTATATGCTTACTTCTACTCTCTTCTACTTCTACTACTGTCCATAGTCATTACAAGTTACATACGAGACTGCACAACCTGACAGTTGCTAATCAGATTAGCACGGACAAGATTAGCCTCAAGGCAGATGGAGCACTGAGACAGACTTCAAGACTGAGTCTTGGGAGAAggaattacacacacatactgtacattcactAACTGCATACACACAATCGCACAGTTATTGCAAGTGATCATTTAACACTGTTGTTAACTGCTGAAACAGTTTCAGCCAGGAAATTTAACTATAAAGGCTGAGCTAAAAAGGGGCTGtgaaagaagaagggaggaagggatgAAGAGGGATTAAAACTGATATCATCCAAGCACAGGGCGGAGACACACAGATAGGGAGCTTACACAGTATAATGGACACCAGGCTGAAGAAGGAACACTACACATTTCTATACCAGAAGTAACCTGCTTGAGATTGTCGGCAAGCAAGGGTAAGTCAAACGTTTATTTAAATTAGTTTTCAGTATTGATGTGTGATACTGTAGGAGGGAAAATCAAAATGTCAAGCCATCCTACCAGCATGATCCTTTCTGTTAATCACTAACTGCACAGTGAATCAGTGCAGACCTTGAAACAGCTGATTGTCAAAACTGAGCAAcgatgtcattaaaaaaatcagaGTAAAACTGTGACTTTTGAGGATGCCATTTTGACAACTGGGTTTAGAAGttcatatatgtatgtgtgtaatagAAGCATTTCTTTTCTTGCAGCAGCATGGAGCAACATTAAGCCCCACAGTGAAGTAAGTGATGAAATGTAGAATTCATTTACTATAATGGCAAAATATAAAAGTATACCTTTGGTTTCTCTGTTGTGCCTCAGTCTAAAGTCTCTGAGGAATCTTTAATAACTGTTTTGCATCCACATTGCAGGTTGTAACTTCACCTGGATGGAGGCCAGTGAATAATTGTGGCATTTCGAAGACTGAAgctgtctgattggctgagttGGAGTGGAGAGGTGTGATGTCGCCAGTAGTGGATGAGACAGCCGGGGATCTCCCTGTCAGAGATGTGGGACTGATGAGGGGGGGACTTATGCCAACTGTGCCAGGTTTGTGTGCAGTGGTCTTTAATATGTGAACATGTCTACTGTTGCAACAAATTTCATTTCCTTGAGTTAACACCAGAGATCataagtaaagaaaataaaaaggaattgTGGGAGACAGGTCACCTTCCTGCTTCTTTTCCCAGATACTTTGCGTGATGTGAAGCCATGGAAGAAGCATCATGTCATGAAAATAAAAGGTAAACACCACTTTACTGTTTCTGCTCCAGGCATACAAAGAACCAAAGTGCTTTTCTGAATTCTTGGctacttctctttctctttccccagCAGATCCTCAGCGCCTGTTCCGGTTTCCCAGAGAGCACCTTGAGGACCTGTGCCTGCGACTGCAGGAGGAGAACAGTGTGCTGAGgcaacacacacgtacacaggaGCAGAGGCTACGCAGGTAGACACACATTAACATAACAAAATTGATACAGACCTAATGACTGTACCTAACACCAGAGATCTGGACCAATGAGGGCACATCCCTGGCATCTCATTTATTCAGGATTCTCATTTTTGTTGTAGCAGTAGGATGTGTTTCAAAGAGATGTGGGATAAAGACAAGTGCTCTAATAAGGCTGATTTAACTCCTCCTTTTTGTCCCAGGATGTCGGCCAGACTGATGCGTCTTCGTCAGACCTGTCCTGGGTCCAGTGGTGTGAAGGAGAGGGACATGGAGGACACCATACAGGAGCTTGAAGCTTGTGTGGCTATGCTGGAGAGCCAAAAAGTGGTGctacagaacaaactcagcCTGGCCAAGCAGCACATCATGGACCTGGGTGGACGTACACCATACAAGTTCAGcaaaggtgtgtgtgctgtgaaacaAATCTAGTACATGAATAGAGGCCAGGGTGACTATAACTCCTTCTTCCATTTCTGACCTTCCTCatcactcttcttctttttcttgacAGGTAAAAGTATGGAAGTGGAGGGTGCAGTCAGGAGGGCAGCCCAGACAGCCCCACCCCGCTACGGCCCCACGATGGAAGACAGCagggcagagatggagagaatgtAAGTGTCCGGTGTGTTGGGTGACTAAAGCATACGATAGCTCCATAAAATTTCAGATTCCAATTTTTCATATCACCGGTGTCCTGCCAAATCCTcagactgttttattttacctgCTGTTCAACCCCCATACCTCCACCTTGACCTCATCACCTTTCCAATCCAGCAGGTCCAGTGTGACAGAGCAGGTGaggatggcagagctggagctgacTGCCCAGGCcctcagagacacactgagagagaaagagaaagagatagagggAACTGTGAGAGACATGAGAAAGCAACAGGCTGACAAGCACAGGTGGCTACAGCATAATACTGCCACTAGTATTACTACTGATTTTTACTAATgttactgttgctgctgcactCTTACTGCAGCTACTGCTACAACTTGTTAATATTTTATGcaaatataatattaattttgttgtaacatgtttttttttctgtcagaatAATTATCAGAGAGAATGTGGATCTGATTCGACTACAAAAGCAGCTTTCAGACAAGAGCACTGCACTGAGAGTTGCACAGGAGAAGTTCAACGACCTACAAGAGGTAAGGCGGCCTTAATTTGATCTATTTCTCTCAATTTCAGTAATTAATTTATTGTTCCACAAAATATAAATTGCATTAAAAttagtgtttctttctttctttcttttcatacaGGCATATGAGAATCAATTACAAGAGGTAAAAAACTTGgaacaaacaaatatacaatGAATATATTACTACATGAGGAAGAACTCATAGATTAGTTACTGGTCATATTCATTTTGGGTGTGTCATATTTTCACCCCAGAATCAAAGATCACTGAGGGAAAGCCAGGGAGCTCTGCTGGAGAAAGTGGAGGAGCTGACTGAACAGCTgaagcaggagagacagagagcactGGCACTGGAGGGACAACTTACCACTGccactctgtctctgcagaaCCTGGACAAGGTATGGCATCTGTACCTGCAAGCATAAATTCCAACTAAGAGACAAGACCCcaaatgacagaaagacatcttattcttctttttctttcagctaCAGGAGAGGGTATCAGACCTGGAGAGCGAGAGGGATCTGATAAAAGAAAACTATGACTCTCTGCTGGAGAGGTAAGAGTCAAAGTCTTCTAGCAAACAGATGAGACCTTTTCATTTCTGGAAAATTGAGATAACGATGCATGATACCACCCAAGAGTACATGAGACTTCAGAAATGGTTCAATTTGGTCTGAACTTTATAAATTCTTCTCTAcctgttaaatgaaaatatccAATTAATAACACTGATTTATAAAGGGCAATATTTACAATATAGATCATAACACATTGCATGTTGTTACCATGTTTGTTTATACCTTCCTGTTCTCTTTCCTAGTACTTTGTCTGCCCAAAGCAACCATGATGGCCATTTGGAAAAACATAGCGCAGTGGACCAGAAGAGTGAGGACGTGGTAGAAAATGTCCGCAGGCTGGATGTCCAAAGGCTGGAGGCAATACTgcaagcagagagggaggagagaggaagactggagctggagaaagacAAACTGAGACAAGAGAAGGAGACGttagaggagcagagagacCGAGAAAGAGGTAGGAGTCTCAGCATGTTGGCACTGCATCGGCATCTGTTTTCCTCTACAAGCAAATAGATTCCCAAGACAGACACTTAGGACAACAAATAAGTGCACcatcttgtttatttgtttttctgtcctttagagTTTTCTGTGATGATGAGAGACAAACGAGAGCATCTAGAACGTGAGGTTCTCCAGTACAGAGAGCAGGTCTCTGCTCTGCAAGACAGACTGGATTCTGTTACTAAGGTAAGAGATGAAAAACTGAGTAAGATACTCCTGAACAGCTGTTTCACACATCAGTCTcttgtctgtcttctgtcttaaCCTGCTTTTGGCACATATCCTGACACAGTTttcatcttctctttttcctctcttctagGAGTTTGACATGAGTGTCGAGGATCTCAGTGAAACTTTTTTGCAGATCAAGGTTTGTACTCTCTTGTACCTTACTGCTTCAAAAGACTGATTAAATTGCTTTTAAACTTTggctcctgctctccctccaaTTACAGGCATTTAGGATGCAGCAGGAGAGCAGGGAGGGTCTGCGTTTCCTCTGGACTGATGGGAAGGTGGAGGAACTGCCCCGTGAGCTGGTAAACATCCAGGCGTCGCATGCTGAGACTGTGCTGGAGTTGCAGAAAACCAGAAAcctcctgctgctggagcaCCAAATCAGTAAAGACCTGCAggtacatgcacatacacactgcacacatttCAATCAGGAGAGGCTCGCAAAGGAATGAAATCATGTTTATTTGACATAGTGTGCACAATTGGGAGAGTTGAATCTGATCTAACCCCCATTTAAAGCAGCATTTGTAAAATGCAAACAAGACTGAATTGTTATGACTGCCATCATCAACTTCTGTCTGTTCTCTACCCCATTTTGACCCCAAGGAAGAGCTGAACACCGTTAGccagaagatggagagagagagggaggagagcaggaggaggatggcagagaaagacaaacttTTATCAAAAAGAACTCTTCAGATCAACACGTTGCAAGGTACACACAATAGTAAGAGAAAAGGCAAGATGACCCTAtatcacaaaaataaagttCAGAATTAAGTACTCTAAATGCACTTACTGATTGGCATGCAGGAAGTAATGtgcttttgtttacagtttgtttagaAAACACTACTGGGTAGTTAGTGAAAGAAAGTTCTAGCTTCAGAATCTCAAACCTTTATTTTGGTCCTTCAGCCCAGCTGAAGGAGTTAGCATATAGCCCCAGGAACTACAAACGGACCATACCATTACAGTACACCTGGCCAGCTGGAGATCAGGAGGTGGTACAGCCCATTGAAGACGACATGTCTTTTTCTCAGCTGAGAGCTGGGGAGTCACTGCTGGAGATCCACCTTAAGGTGAAACTCAGATTTTGTACCTgaactagatttttttttatcctgtatAATTCCACACACATCTTCCAGGACTCTGATATCTGCTGTTTTTGCTCCTCCAGTCTGCTGCCTTCACCCCAGCAGGACTTCGGATTATGAGCGGGCTCCGTGCAGGAGTGGACAGCGGTGAGGACATTGTGACCTTCTGCACCTACAGCCTCCTGGACTTTGAGGTGCACTCTACTCCTTTGGTGTCAGGCAGTCAGCCCAACTACGGCTTCACATCCCGCTATCCTCTAACAGCCCGTGACCTGGGCAGGCTGGGAGGTCAGGGGTCGAGGATCAGAGTGGAGCTCCACCAGGCATTAGGGGGGGTCAGGTTTGTGACACATGGAAGCGGGCAGATGTCTCTCATGGGTGccatggagaggagaggggaacgTATCAGTGGACGTGTCAGTATCACAGGTAAGTAATTTTGGACACTCAAACAGTAATACAGAACTTCATGCTTCTTCTCATGCAAACAGTCAGTTAACACCTCTTATATAATATGAAGATATTCTGTACCTTAATAGCCTACTCATTACCTGTGTTGGGTTATCTACATTGGTTTGAAAAATACAGGCATCCACTCATGTCAAAAactgtgcctgtctctctctgtctctctccaagGCCCTGAAGGTGAAATCGTTGGTGTTGTGGATTTCTGGGTGCGCCTGTTCCCTCCTGCAGAACCCATGGACACTGTGGTAGAGAGACCAACTGAaaggagaacagcagcagcacagaggagccCTGTGCAGATCTCTTATGGCTGGCAAGACAGTAGTCACGAggtaacacagacacaggaagttctagacaacaacaaaaaaagagttttcTCGTCTTGCCCAGTGCACAAAACCAAAACCCTAATTTTGGTGAAATCATCCTATAAATTCATATGTTCTCCTTCCCATCACGTACAGGacctgtttttatgacattatttgTTAATTATGACAGGAGTTACATGACTACGGTGGAGGGATCCCTAACGAGTTGGTGGTTATGTTGGAGCGCTGCGTGGGCCTAAATGCTCGGTGGCCTGGACTACTTCCTGACGCCTACCTGACTTACAGGTTCTACGACCTGCCACCTCACGTCTCTCAGACAGTCCAGTGCACTGCTGACCCGGTGTTCAATGATTCCACCAGCTACCCATTAGCAGTAACCACTGATGTGTTGCATTACTTAAGGTACGGTGTATATTTTTGAACTGAAGTTGCCTATAAATGCAAAGTCTTGGCCCAAATTCACAAATATCATAGAAACTATTAGAGTATCCTTATCAGACCTTACCAGTTATTTTAATGCTATAAAATTCCTGTTTttgcaaaatacaaaaaagattaAACTGTACCTCTGCTCAGGTCTAGTAGTCTTTGGGTGTATGTGTTCGACGACAGTGATGACCAGATACCACCAGCCTATCTGGCCAAGTCCCCCATCCCACTACGAGCCCTGGCTACAGGCAGGGAGATCAGAggtgaggaaaagagaaataGAATAAATACTTATGAATAAATGATTACAATCCATTCAGCAGTTTGgaaatgtttctctctgtccttccagGGGACTATGTTCTGAGGGATTCAGCTGGTGGACCTCGGGGCATGGTCAGGGTCATGATTAAATGGAGGTACCCTTTCCAGCCACCAGCGGACGACTTGCTGGGAAGAGAGGACAGACCAATagaaagcacagagaggaaggagaggaggagagaagaggcgGAGGTGTCACAGAGGCCCATAGCCAAGCCCAGAGTCAaggtattttttatttctgttgtgttAAAAAGTTTGGGAATTACCACTAATGCTCTCAGAAACTGTACATGTATTTTGTACAAAGCAACGACAACCTTATCCCCTACTAAAAACTCCTGTATTTCTAAAGAGTGTTCAGTTTCCTGACATTTTGTCATGGGGCTTCTGGGTGAATGCATGTTCAAACATACCCCCAGCTCACTAGCTTGAcccctgtttttctttgcctttacCACAGACTCAGCTACTTGAGCCAAGAGAAACCAAAGTAgtacagaaagagacaaaagccTGGGTAAGGTTTAAACACCTGCTAAAGTCATATATTCACAGTTGAACTGTGTGTTTTCGTGATAATTTTGTTTACTGGTGCATTCATCTCTTCACAGCCTCGGCCTCCACCTGCCAAACAGAAAAGCTCACAGAACACACGACCAGAGCAGACCACATCTATGAAGtccacagacaggaggagatcCACCAAGAGGTCACCTGGCCTTTACCAGGGCACACCCCATCTGACACCTGAGCCAAGACTGACCACACCATCTCGTTTGCCATCTAGCAAGTAagttgttgatttgtttttcttaaatataGAATCTGTTATCTTGTTATTGTCATGCTTGATGCTCTTAAAGTTGTAGTactgttaattaaattaaaataaactaatgaaaacatatttaaaaaaaatgatgtactCCTATTTAAGATCCTCAGAGGGAACATCTCCCAGACAGTCACCAGCCACGCTGTCAAGGAGAAGTTCTGCCAGCGAAGCCAGGACTCAGGTAGGAGCTCATTCACTGTCTCTTAACAGGCTCGGTAGATGTTGTGAAAATAGATATCAGTTGAAACAATGTTGTGGAAAGAGAAGCAAGAGCCATTAGAAATTACTGGTTGGTGCATGAAACCGTATCTGATTTCTTCTTCTCAGGACCTTCTCTCTGTGGATCAGGTGTCagtggatgaagaggaggaagaggaggggaggagtgaGAGTGGTAACTATTCACATACACATAATAGGCCCATAAACACCTGCCTGGTGTTTCTCTAAGTAATTTTAAGCCTCACTCTGCcattgtataaaataaaataactcaTTTGAccttaaaacatttaaagtcatttattatataaaatatgcCTGGAACACATATTTAGCTGTCACATAATGACAGGGCTTTAATTTTCTGCCCTGCCGGtcaaatttgaaatgaaataaatccagttcttctcatatttttttctgactatacagctgctgcaggagacaGTGAAGCCCCTGAGTCTTCAGAGTCAAGTTCCTCACAAAGCGACATAATTGTCATTCCACCTAAACGGAAAATGAGAAAGGTACAAGTGACTGAGTGATTGAAAGAAAATGGATTAATGAAGGAGAATAGAGGGAGAAATGTCTTTCATCTGCTTCAGTAACTCTTTATTAACTGAGTTTCATTGCATTTCAGGGAGACAAGCTGAAAGTCGAGATTCTGTCCCTGACCTTTGAACCGTCCTCACGCGTGTCGCTGGACGAGTCAGTGCAGCGTGTTTATGTGGAATATCGGCTGCTGGGCGTCCCCATGGAGGCGACAGAAACACCCATGTCCCTCCGCAAACccacagagggggaggagattCACTACAACTTCACACGAGGTGAGAGTCGGTGAGCTGTATATGgctaaataaagttttgatttCATAGCTCTTTTATACACCCTAAATCTCTCCTCTGGTCTCTCTCAGTGATCTATGTGGATGGTTCACAGTCAGCTCCGCTCAGACAGTATCTTTACACCATGCTGGAGGGCACTGACCCCAACCAGGGCAGGTTgtatcatttgtgttttttgtgtaattttacaCATTATGTCTCTTCTCTTCACAGATGTGTGGAGACACAAACCACAAAATTTAACGTATTTTTATGTGTCTCACGGCAGGTTGAAGTTCACAGTAGTCAGTGAGCCCatggatgatgatgaggagtgTGTGGATGTAGGACAAGCTTCTCTGGACCTAAAGGAATTGCTGCTTACAGGAAATGATGTTACTGAACAACAGATTGACAGTAGGTATTGGTAGTGTGTGATATGTTTATTTGCAAAAGAAGAGTGGAGAAAAGTGGAGAACAAAACCCCAAAATCCTGCAGACTGTCCATCATCATACTCACTTTGTTAATGACGTGTACAGGATTTTGCCTCTTGTTCTTTagttattatttgatttttttagcAGCCTGAATTTGTAGAATGAgaatttgttcatttatatttctgcCTGGAAAAAGTGTGTATACATCTGCCtctatgtttgtgtttcctccaGTCATGAGTATGGATGAAGACAAAGAGGTGATAGGAAATCTGAAAGTGTCTCTAGAAGCAGCAAAAGCTCTGACAGGGATATACCAGGAGTTTCACCAGAAAGATGAGACCAAGAGAGAAgatgagacagatgaagaagaagaagaggaggaggaggagaagaaggaagaagaagagcaagaggaagaggaagagaagaaaaaagagccGATAAAAGTGAcagattatgatgatgatgacagtgacttttactgaaaataaaaaatgtgagaTGAACAGATAAGTTATGTTCTGTATGAAACAGTTTTGAGCACATGGAAGAGCTGTTCTTTTCTCGTTTGAAGCCTCTTCCTTAACATAACCAAACTCAATGAAATAAAGAATCATTTTTTTGAAAGGCATTTCAGGCTGTTCTTTTAAGTTTAGTTATGGATGTCATAAATATGATGTCCAGTTATCCAGTTATTTATCTAGATTTATTATGAGCCTCAAACCTCGCACGAAAATGGTGATATTTCCCACAGTAAGTAAAAGCGTCATCAAATTGGATGCACTTGCGTCTAACGGAAAAAACGATGGCAGAGTCGAAGAAAACTGTAGGTGACAACTTTTATGTTTTAGCCACAGAGTGAAATAATTTCCATGCATTTTAACCTGCTCGAGTTATCAAACTACTTTACAAGTAGCCTGTTGGTGAGGATATAGCGGTTTTGATTCCTGGAACCAAAAACGTCGGAACGTTCCAGTAAAACTCGCTAACGATAAGCtagatttaaattttttttacagagagaTATTATTGGTTAGCGTAAGTAGGTATCTTCATCTGTTAAATCACTCTACAATTTGCTCCTTACTTAAGTATCTCTCCAAAGTTAGTTCTATACCAGAGCTAATTTGCATT
The sequence above is drawn from the Toxotes jaculatrix isolate fToxJac2 chromosome 23, fToxJac2.pri, whole genome shotgun sequence genome and encodes:
- the rpgrip1 gene encoding protein fantom isoform X3; translation: MSPVVDETAGDLPVRDVGLMRGGLMPTVPDTLRDVKPWKKHHVMKIKADPQRLFRFPREHLEDLCLRLQEENSVLRQHTRTQEQRLRRMSARLMRLRQTCPGSSGVKERDMEDTIQELEACVAMLESQKVVLQNKLSLAKQHIMDLGGRTPYKFSKGKSMEVEGAVRRAAQTAPPRYGPTMEDSRAEMERMSSVTEQVRMAELELTAQALRDTLREKEKEIEGTVRDMRKQQADKHRIIIRENVDLIRLQKQLSDKSTALRVAQEKFNDLQEAYENQLQENQRSLRESQGALLEKVEELTEQLKQERQRALALEGQLTTATLSLQNLDKLQERVSDLESERDLIKENYDSLLESTLSAQSNHDGHLEKHSAVDQKSEDVVENVRRLDVQRLEAILQAEREERGRLELEKDKLRQEKETLEEQRDREREFSVMMRDKREHLEREVLQYREQVSALQDRLDSVTKEFDMSVEDLSETFLQIKAFRMQQESREGLRFLWTDGKVEELPRELVNIQASHAETVLELQKTRNLLLLEHQISKDLQEELNTVSQKMEREREESRRRMAEKDKLLSKRTLQINTLQAQLKELAYSPRNYKRTIPLQYTWPAGDQEVVQPIEDDMSFSQLRAGESLLEIHLKSAAFTPAGLRIMSGLRAGVDSGEDIVTFCTYSLLDFEVHSTPLVSGSQPNYGFTSRYPLTARDLGRLGGQGSRIRVELHQALGGVRFVTHGSGQMSLMGAMERRGERISGRVSITGPEGEIVGVVDFWVRLFPPAEPMDTVVERPTERRTAAAQRSPVQISYGWQDSSHEELHDYGGGIPNELVVMLERCVGLNARWPGLLPDAYLTYRFYDLPPHVSQTVQCTADPVFNDSTSYPLAVTTDVLHYLRSSSLWVYVFDDSDDQIPPAYLAKSPIPLRALATGREIRGDYVLRDSAGGPRGMVRVMIKWRYPFQPPADDLLGREDRPIESTERKERRREEAEVSQRPIAKPRVKTQLLEPRETKVVQKETKAWPRPPPAKQKSSQNTRPEQTTSMKSTDRRRSTKRSPGLYQGTPHLTPEPRLTTPSRLPSSKSSEGTSPRQSPATLSRRSSASEARTQDLLSVDQVSVDEEEEEEGRSESAAAGDSEAPESSESSSSQSDIIVIPPKRKMRKGDKLKVEILSLTFEPSSRVSLDESVQRVYVEYRLLGVPMEATETPMSLRKPTEGEEIHYNFTRVIYVDGSQSAPLRQYLYTMLEGTDPNQGRLKFTVVSEPMDDDEECVDVGQASLDLKELLLTGNDVTEQQIDIMSMDEDKEVIGNLKVSLEAAKALTGIYQEFHQKDETKREDETDEEEEEEEEEKKEEEEQEEEEEKKKEPIKVTDYDDDDSDFY